In Candida orthopsilosis Co 90-125, chromosome 6 draft sequence, the following are encoded in one genomic region:
- a CDS encoding 3-hydroxyisobutyrate dehydrogenase, with protein MYKVSASATSAIRRFSTNSRVLVNYGFVGLGQMGQHMARHIYNQLEVDDKLYVYDTVPASVDNFVSTVTQQNSVNQDKLVTLPDLKSFVTGVDGQLDFIVTMVPEGKHVKGVVEDIVTSFEQNGYSPDYKTTIIDSSTIDIPTSRLVHKYVKETLPEFDFIDAPVSGGVAGARKGTLSFMLSRETHQDVSPALTTLLNKMGKNIFPCGSTHGAGLAAKLSNNYLLAVTNIAVADSFQLAKAFGLNLQNYAKLVAVSTGKSWASVDNCPIPGVYPENNLPADVGYQGGFITKLTRKDVVLATDCAKDQGRFLFLGDAGRYWYDKACEREDIANRDLAVLYEWLGDLKQEADGTVVDTKVSK; from the coding sequence ATGTACAAAGTTTCTGCATCTGCTACATCAGCTATTCGTCGGTTTTCCACCAATTCCCGTGTTCTTGTCAATTACggttttgttggtttagGACAAATGGGTCAACATATGGCAAGACACATTTACAATCAATTGGAggttgatgataaattatACGTTTATGATACTGTACCTGCCTCagttgacaattttgtttcaacagtgactcaacaaaattctGTCAACCAAGATAAATTGGTTACTTTGcctgatttgaaaagttttgttACGGGTGTTGATGGGCAATTGGATTTCATTGTTACTATGGTTCCTGAGGGTAAACATGTCAAGGGTGTAGTTGAAGATATTGTTACCagttttgaacaaaatggtTATAGTCCCGATTACAAAACCACCAttattgattcatcaacaattgatattCCAACAAGTAGACTAGTTCACAAATATGTTAAGGAAACTTTGCCCgagtttgatttcattgatgCTCCAGTAAGTGGGGGTGTTGCTGGGGCCAGGAAGGGAACCTTGTCATTCATGTTGAGTAGAGAAACTCATCAAGATGTATCACCAGCATTGACTACcttgttgaacaagatgGGTAAGAACATTTTCCCATGTGGCTCAACTCATGGTGCAGGATTAGCTGCTAAATTATCCAACAACTATTTACTTGCAGTAACAAatattgctgttgctgattCATTCCAGTTGGCCAAGGCATTCGGACtcaatttacaaaactATGCAAAATTAGTTGCTGTTTCTACCGGTAAATCATGGGCTTCAGTAGATAATTGCCCAATTCCCGGTGTATACCCGGAAAACAACTTGCCAGCAGATGTAGGATACCAAGGTGGGTTCATCACTAAATTGACCAGAAAAGATGTTGTTTTAGCAACTGATTGTGCTAAGGATCAAGGAagatttttgtttttgggAGATGCTGGTAGATATTGGTATGATAAGGCTTGTGAACGCGAAGATATTGCTAATCGTGATTTGGCTGTTTTGTATGAATGGTTGggtgatttgaaacaagaagcGGATGgaactgttgttgatactaAAGTTTCCAAGTAG
- a CDS encoding Aim22 protein (S. cerevisiae homolog AIM22 has role in protein lipoylation and localizes to mitochondrion), with protein sequence MTINLLATNRGFITRLLKQNYNFRRYISNVNSPFQDDLSDIDLDDFGLGDFRHYKESPEVANYRRNQSKDSINDELPKSPAGPQIGQLESTATKNEPIIFISKLADPYLNLAIEDYVYSKIPISKTTPFKAHRLMFYTNAPCVVIGKNQNPWKEVNIPKMNQFGIPLIRRRSGGGTVVHDLGNVNYSFMGTKHEFDRFKFVNLIVEAVNKSNITSTKIKVNSRGDIVTQEGNGENGLKISGSAYKLSRGKSYHHGTMLLNSDLNRLKQVLHRDVTVLGIIDTTKTIDSVKAKVTNLQIPKEGFVDLVSNGFKFEYGISNASTTEIESENDDPNKEFNEMMGLTDFVQAVKLTNCFEINESVELPQEVYTIAEELKSWEWKFGRTPLFTHTLSNSKLGICVKLTVDKGLIVSVCWGGDSVGDSALLKELNEKLCGVQYRGDLVEQSLRGNNATRELGNWLHNSIDRV encoded by the coding sequence ATGACAATTAATCTACTAGCTACAAATCGAGGATTTATTACTCGActattgaaacaaaactaTAACTTCAGACGCTACATATCCAATGTCAACTCCCCATTTCAAGATGATTTATCCGATATAGATTTAGATGATTTTGGTCTTGGTGATTTTCGTCATTATAAAGAATCACCAGAAGTAGCAAATTATAGGAGGAACCAACTGAAGGATCTGATAAATGATGAACTTCCCAAATCGCCCGCCGGCCCACAAATTGGCCAGTTGGAATCAACTGCAACAAAGAATGAGCCAATAATTTTTATATCGAAACTTGCTGATCCATATTTGAACTTGGCCATTGAAGATTATGTATATAGCAAAATCCCCATTAGCAAAACCACCCCATTTAAAGCACACAGACTCATGTTTTATACAAATGCACCTTGTGTTGTAATTggcaaaaatcaaaacccTTGGAAAGAAGTTAATATACCCaagatgaatcaattcGGTATTCCATTAATTAGAAGAAGGTCAGGCGGTGGTACTGTAGTTCATGATTTAGGTAATGTCAATTATTCATTCATGGGTACAAAGCATGAATTTGATCGATttaaatttgtcaatttgattgtggAAGCAGTCAATAAGTCAAATattacatcaacaaagattAAAGTGAATTCACGAGGTGATATCGTGACTCAAGAGGGAAATGGTGAGAATGGATTGAAGATTAGTGGGTCAGCTTATAAATTATCTCGTGGGAAATCGTATCATCATGGAACTATGTTACTAAACCTGGATTTAAACAGATTGAAACAGGTTTTACATCGAGATGTAACAGTATTGGGAATCATTGATACAACTAAAACTATTGATTCTGTCAAGGCTAAAGTCACCAACTTGCAAATTCCAAAAGAGGGCTTTGTGGACCTAGTTTCCAATGgatttaaatttgaatatgGCATACTGAATGCATCCACCACTGAGATAGAGAGTGAAAATGACGATCCAAATAAGGAATTCAACGAAATGATGGGATTGACTGATTTTGTCCAAGCTGTTAAATTAACCAAttgctttgaaattaatGAATCAGTCGAGTTACCTCAAGAGGTGTACACCATTGCTGAGGAATTGAAGTCATGGGAATGGAAATTTGGTCGTACTCCTTTGTTCACTCATACACTTAGCAACTCAAAATTGGGAATTTGTGTGAAGTTGACAGTAGATAAAGGTCTAATTGTGAGTGTTTGCTGGGGAGGCGATCTGGTTGGTGATTCTGCTTTAttaaaagaattgaatgaaaaattgtgtGGAGTTCAATATAGAGGTGACTTGGTTGAGCAGTCATTACGAGGAAATAATGCTACTCGTGAATTAGGCAATTGGCTACACAACTCCATCGATAGAGTATAA